The Populus trichocarpa isolate Nisqually-1 chromosome 2, P.trichocarpa_v4.1, whole genome shotgun sequence genome has a window encoding:
- the LOC112323662 gene encoding LOW QUALITY PROTEIN: uncharacterized protein LOC112323662 (The sequence of the model RefSeq protein was modified relative to this genomic sequence to represent the inferred CDS: inserted 2 bases in 1 codon; substituted 1 base at 1 genomic stop codon), which yields MENEERSQPEAQYQRELEGVRNDVAHLTSLLEQMLRAKDGEGTSTQPDEAPPAAQIPVAPINVGANTPHKQHPNPTRPIQIPITMDLTNEDPQDVRFSDHVGYDKWTALEERLRAVEGNDLFDPIRAAEVCLVPNIIIPKKFRVPEFVKYTGMECPKTHLRSYYNKMAEVIHDDKLLIYFFQDSLTGSALSWYMRLDNVRIKKWTDLADAFLKQYKFNIEIAPDRTSLITMEKGTQESVRAYAQRWRDQAINVQPSLIETEMVTLFANTFRAPYYEHLMGSSAQHFYDAVRIAERIEQGIRSGRITEPIEKRGFVGKKKEIEVNNLEDSYKGKGKNYQNYQTPTSQITSINFSKPSVLNHPHQTKFPTNNQNNYQRRDNRQLEEQLPPLPITLKELYAKLLSIGQIAPLPLPPMQPPFPTWYNPELTCEYHAGNTGHNIENCVAFKKRVSQLIKIGWVTFEDSPNVNSNPLPKHAVGGNGVNTMEFGSKEKVLRVTMARLYEMLVQSGHLEKPSEHCIREDDFCPFHKKKGHHIDECIEFHQKVVRMLTLGELRIEAVKDNEEIEMIENRGKYRVQSTANGLSKLVLTKPSYANKVDYGAMPGDYGYTSNIETPLSLFRNEISGLTRSGRCFTPEELEKQRKAKGKEVLDLDKELEVNKPVTEEETNELLKLMKHSEYSIVDQLKKTPAKISIMSLILSSEPHRNALQKVLNEAYVPQDIEQKTMEHLVGRIHAANYLYFTEDELDAEGTGHNKPLYVTIXCKDCLIGKILIDNGSALNVLPRHMLDEMPVDPSHMQPSVMTARSYDGSPRQVIGTIEVELAVGPQVFLVTLQVMDIHPSYSMLLGRPWIHSAGAVTSSLHQCLKYIANGVLVTVKAEETISMVRNVVVPFIEAEDCKDGNFHAFEVVNTEWVPENTVVRKQEISEATKMAAKSFLKHKIPCPNDIKKGRLEWIDIIKLKAAEQRFGLGYKPKKEDYKRTAGAIREKRMARIEGRKLEEESLAIPPIRISFPKAAYVMQPDKGHGNLLQKLFSMNINTLEEDQVEDIAKKIESGRRDEELPQLTIYTLEEFTAKTFVRKLAEGEKFQNWETQEAPLVLKMNPESGSSTTTPTLYIENEWPNFKEYIVAVEDEEWEEKNIGEFTKLIEQHEQAWRPAKEELETINVGNEEIKRELKIGTLITPEEKEELIALLRDYVDVFAWSYEDMPGLDTDIVVHRIPLVEGCKPIKQKLRRTHPEVLIKVKAEIEKQWNAGFLEVVKYPQWVSNIVVVPKKEGKIRVCVDFRDLNQASPKDNFPLPHIDMLVDNAARSSTYSFMDGFSGYNHIKMAQEDKEKTTFVTPWGTFCYKVMPFGLKNVGATYQRAMVTLFHDMMHKEIEVYVDDMIAKSREGENHVQILKKLFERLRKYKLRLNPAKCSFGVKSGKLLGFVVSDKGIEVDPDKVKAIQSMPPPKTEKDVRGFLGRLNYIARFISQLTTTCDPIFRLLRKKNPGIWNEECEEAFEKIKQYLLSPPLLVPPVPERPLILYLTVTETAMGCVLGQHDETGRKERAIYYLSKKFTECESRYTVIEKLCCALTWAAKRLRQYMLYHTTWLISKLDPLRYICEKPYLSSRIARWQVLLAEYDIVYMTRKAVKGSIIADHLADHAMEDYESLDFEFPDEDVLAIEEEKSDWWIMCFDGAINVCGNGAGAVIISPDKKQYPVSVKLQFGCTNNTAEYEACILGLEVALELNIRKIDVYEDSMLIICQVKGEWQTKEEKLRLYQEYLSKLAGEFEEIEFTHLGREGNQFADALATLASMAKIDFGHKVQPVHINIRNNPAHCCSVEREVDGNPWYYDVKNFIQNQAYPMGASKIDKKTLRRLAMDFYLDRQEIIXDGTLLRCLDEFEAKSALREVHEGICSTHANGHVMARKIQRAGYFWMTLEKDCIDYVRKCHKCQVYSDKINAPPAPLFNLTSPWPFAMWGIDVIGPVNPKASNGHRFILVAINYFTKWVEAGSFAHVTQKVVKKFIERDLICRYGPPEKIITDNAQNFNGKMIIELCAKWKIKHSNSSPYRPKMNGAVQAANKNVKKIIQKMVVTYKDWHEMFPFALHAYRIAVRTSTGATPYTLVYGMEAVMPLEVEIPSLRVLVDSELEEVKWAKVRYEQLNLISEKRIAAICHHQLYQRRMAKSYDKKVRPRGFHEGDLVLKKILPLPGEDQSKWAPNYEGPYVVKKAFSGGALLLSRMDGEDLVRPVNSNSVRKYYA from the exons atggaaaacgaagaaaggTCACAACCAGAAGCTCAGTATCAAAGGGAACTTGAAGGAGTTCGGAATGATGTGGCGCACCTGACCAGTTTGCTTGAGCAAATGTTGAGAGCCAAAGATGGAGAGGGAACGTCTACTCAACCTGATGAAGCACCACCAGCAGCTCAAATCCCTGTCGCACCTATAAACGTGGGGGCAAATACACCACATAAGCAGCATCCTAATCCCACTCGGCCCATCCAAATCCCTATTACAATGGATTTAACAAACGAGGATCCACAGGACGTCAGATTCTCTGATCATGTTGGGTATGATAAATGGACTGCGCTAGAAGAGAGGCTAAGGGCAGTTGAAGGAAATGATTTATTTGACCCAATTAGGGCCGCtgaagtatgtttggtaccTAACATCATAATTCCAAAGAAGTTCAGAGTGCCGGAGTTTGTTAAGTATACCGGAATGGAATGCCCAAAGACCCATCTTCGTTCCTACTATAACAAGATGGCAGAAGTTATCCACGATGATAAATTGCTAATTTACTTCTTCCAAGATAGCTTGACAGGATCGGCCCTCAGCTGGTATATGAGGCTGGACAACGTTAGGATCAAGAAATGGACAGATCTGGCAGATGCTTTCTTAAAACAATACAAGTTCAATATTGAGATTGCTCCTGATAGGACCAGTCTGATTACCATGGAGAAAGGAACTCAAGAGTCCGTGAGGGCTTATGCTCAAAGGTGGCGAGACCAAGCTATCAATGTACAACCTTCACTAATAGAGACGGAGATGGTAACACTGTTTGCCAATACTTTTAGGGCCCCATACTATGAACATCTTATGGGTAGCTCAGCCCAGCATTTCTATGATGCTGTGCGAATTGCTGAAAGGATTGAGCAAGGAATCCGAAGTGGGAGAATTACGGAACCTATAGAGAAGAGGGGTTTTGttgggaagaagaaggaaattgaGGTAAATAACCTAGAAGACAGTTATAAAGGGAAAGGCAAAAACTACCAAAACTACCAAACACCTACCTCCCAAATCACTAGCATCAACTTTTCCAAACCCTCCGTCCTAAACCATCCCCATCAAACAAAATTCCCCACCAATAACCAAAACAATTACCAAAGGAGAGACAACCGACAATTAGAAGAACAATTACCACCTTTGCCAATAACCCTAAAGGAGTTATATGCCAAGTTGCTAAGTATTGGGCAGATAGCTCCCCTACCATTACCTCCTATGCAACCGCCTTTCCCTACCTGGTACAACCCCGAGTTGACTTGTGAATACCATGCTGGTAATACGGGTCACAACATCGAAAACTGCGTAGCTTTTAAGAAGAGGGTATCGCAGCTGATCAAAATTGGATGGGTCACTTTTGAAGATTCGCCTAATGTGAATTCGAACCCTCTACCCAAACATGCTGTAGGTGGTAATGGAGTGAATACTATGGAGTTCGGTAGCAAAGAGAAGGTGCTAAGGGTGACCATGGCAAGGCTGTATGAAATGTTGGTACAATCTGGACATTTGGAGAAACCATCTGAACATTGCATAAGGGAAGATGATTTTTGCCCAttccataaaaagaaagggCATCACATTGATGAATGCATTGAATTTCATCAAAAGGTTGTGAGAATGCTGACTTTAGGAGAGTTAAGGATTGAGGCTGTAAAAGATAATGAAGAGATAGAGATGATAGAGAATCGAGGGAAATATAGAGTCCAATCAACAGCTAATGGGCTCTCAAAATTGGTATTAACTAAGCCCTCATATGCAAACAAAGTAGACTATGGAGCGATGCCCGGAGATTATGGTTATACCTCGAATATCGAAACTCCTTTGTCATTGTTCCGAAATGAGATAAGTGGGCTAACTCGGAGTGGTCGTTGTTTCACACCTGAAGAACTAGAGAAGCAAAGAAAGGCTAAAGGCAAGGAGGTATTGGACCTCGATAAAGAGCTTGAGGTAAATAAACCTGTGACTGAGGAAGAAACAAATGAGTTATTGAAATTGATGAAGCATAGTGAGTATTCTATAGTGGATCAGTTGAAGAAGACCCCTGCCAAGATCTCCATCATGTCATTAATACTTAGCTCTGAGCCGCATCGTAATGCTTTGCAAAAAGTACTGAATGAGGCCTACGTACCCCAAGATATTGAACAAAAAACTATGGAGCATCTAGTAGGGAGGATTCATGCTGCCAATTACTTATATTTCACGGAAGATGAACTTGATGCTGAAGGAACGGGACATAACAAGCCCTTATATGTCACGATCTGATGCAAAGATTGTCTTATTGGTAAAATTCTCATCGATAACGGCTCAGCCCTTAATGTGTTACCAAGGCATATGCTGGATGAAATGCCAGTAGATCCCTCACATATGCAACCCAGTGTGATGACGGCTAGATCGTACGATGGCTCGCCAAGGCAAGTGATAGGGACAATTGAGGTCGAACTAGCTGTGGGTCCACAAGTCTTTCTAGTAACCCTTCAAGTGatggatatccacccttcctatagtatgttgttaggaagGCCATGGATACATTCTGCGGGAGCTGTCACCTCCTCGCTGCATCAATGTTTGAAGTACATTGCCAATGGTGTTCTGGTTACTGTTAAGGCCGAGGAGACTATATCAATGGTAAGAAATGTGGTGGTTCCATTCATTGAAGCCGAAGATTGTAAGGATGGAAACTTTCATGCATTTGAAGTTGTGAATACCGAGTGGGTGCCCGAGAACACTGTGGTGAGGAAACAAGAAATCTCAGAGGCCACCAAAATGGCCGCTAAAAGCTTTTTGAAGCACAAGATTCCTTGCCCAAATGACATCAAGAAAGGAAGACTTGAATGGATTGATATAATCAAGCTAAAAGCTGCAGAACAGAGGTTTGGGCTTGGATATAAGCCCAAGAAAGAGGATTACAAGCGAACTGCTGGTGCAATAAGGGAGAAAAGAATGGCTAGGATTGAAGGAAGGAAGCTTGAAGAAGAAAGCCTAGCCATCCCTCCAATCAGGATTTCTTTTCCAAAGGCCGCATATGTGATGCAACCTGATAAGGGACATGGAAACCTTCTTCAGAAGCTTTTTTCAATGAACATAAACACTTTGGAGGAAGATCAAGTCGAGGACATTGCTAAGAAGATTGAATCCGGAAGAAGGGATGAAGAGCTACCGCAATTAACCATCTACACTCTAGAAGAATTTACAGCCAAGACTTTCGTTCGAAAGCTAGCCGAAGGAGAGAAGTTCCAGAATTGGgagacccaagaagctccattGGTTCTCAAAAT GAACCCTGAAAGCGGATCCTCCACAACAACACCTACACTTTACATtgagaatgaatggccaaactttaaAGAATACATAGTAGCTGTAGAAGATGAGGAATGGGAGGAGAAAAACATAGGGgaattcacaaaattaatagAACAGCATGAACAGGCTTGGAGGCCCGCTAAAGAGGAACTTGAAACCATAAATGTGGGTAATGAAGAAATTAAGAGAGAGCTGAAAATAGGGACTTTGATCACCCCTGAAGAGAAGGAAGAATTGATTGCACTGCTCCGAGATTACGTagatgtctttgcttggtccTATGAGGATATGCCTGGTTTGGATACGGATATCGTAGTACATAGGATACCATTGGTTGAAGGATGCAAACCGATTAAGCAGAAGTTGAGGAGAACTCATCCGGAGGTCTTAATCAAAGTAAAagcagaaattgaaaaacaatggaACGCTGGTTTTTTGGAAGTAGTCAAGTATCCACAATGGGTGTCAAACATAGTGGTGGTACCCAAAAAGGAAGGTAAAATCAGAGTTTGTGTGGACTTTAGGGACTTAAACCAGGCTAGCCCTAAGGATAATTTCCCTCTACCACACATAGATATGTTAGTTGATAATGCAGCACGCAGctccacatattcctttatggatggatTTTCGGGCTACAATCATATAAAAATGGCACAAGAGGATAAAGAGAAGACAACCTTTGTAACACCATGGGGAACATTTTGCTACAAAGTCATGCCATTTGGTTTAAAGAATGTTGGGGCCACCTACCAAAGGGCTATGGTGACTTTGTTTCATGACATGATGCACAAAGAGATTGAAGTATAtgtggatgacatgattgctaaatctagagagggagagaatcatgtccaaatattgaagaaattgttTGAAAGACTAAGGAAATATAAGTTGAGACTTAACCCAGCGAAGTGTTCGTTCGGAGTGAAATCTGGGAAGTTGTTGGGATTTGTGGTGAGTGACAAAGGGATAGAAGTGGATCCCGACAAAGTAAAGGCTATTCAATCTATGCCACCTCCCAAGACTGAGAAGGATGTGAGAGGTTTCTTAGGAaggttgaattacattgctcgGTTTATATCCCAATTAACCACGACTTGTGACCCGATCTTTCGTTTGCTAAGGAAGAAGAACCCTGGAATTTGGAATGAAGAGTGCGAAGAGGCTTTtgagaaaatcaagcagtacTTGTTGAGTCCACCCCTGCTTGTTCCTCCTGTACCAGAAAGGCCATTGATATTGTACCTAACAGTAACAGAAACAGCAATGGGATGTGTGCTTGGGCAACACGATGaaaccggaaggaaggaaaggGCCATTTATTACCTGAGCAAGAAGTTCACGGAATGTGAGTCTAGGTATACTGTGATTGAGAAGCTGTGTTGCGCACTGACATGGGCTGCAAAGAGATTACGTCAGTATATGTTGTATCACACTACGTGGTTAATTTCCAAATTAGACCCGTTGAGGTACATTTGTGAAAAGCCCTATTTATCGAGCCGAATTGCAAGATGGCAAGTTCTATTGGCTGAGTATgacatagtatatatgacaaggaaagccgtaaaagggAGTATTATTGCCGATCACCTGGCTGACCATGCTATGGAAGATTATGAATCATTAGACTTTGAATTTCCCGATGAAGATGTGCTTGCAATCGAGGAAGAGAAATCAGATTGGTGgattatgtgctttgatggtgCTATAAATGTATGTGGTAACGGAGCGGGTGCAGTGATAATCTCTCCTGATAAGAAGCAATATCCGGTTTCAGTTAAGCTACAGTTCGGGTGCACCAACAACACggctgagtatgaagcttgcattctCGGTTTAGAGGTTGCATTGGAGCTAAACATCAGAAAGATAGATGTGTATGAAGACTCAATGCTGATCATTTGCCAAGTAAAAGGAGAATGGCAAACCAAGGAAGAGAAGTTAAGGCTTTACCAAGAATACCTATCTAAATTGGCTggagaatttgaggaaatagagttcacccatctaggaagggaaggaaaccaGTTTGCAGATGCTTTGGCTACACTAGCATCTATGGCCAAAATAGACTTTGGGCACAAGGTACAACCAGTACACATCAATATCAGAAATAACCCAGCTCATTGTTGCTCAGTCGAAAGAGAAGTGgatggaaacccttggtactatgatgtcaagaatttcatccaaaaccagGCATATCCCATGGGGGCATCCAAAATCGACAAGAAAACCTTGAGGAGGTTGGCAATGGATTTTTATCTTGATCGACAAGAAATCAT CGACGGgactttgttgagatgtttggatgaaTTTGAGGCAAAAAGCGCGTTACGAGAAGTCCATGaagggatttgctcaacccatgctaaTGGACACGTGATGGCTAGGAAGATACAAAGAGCCGGTTACTTCTGGATGACATTAGAAAAGGATTGCATCGACTATGTCCGAAAATGTCATAAGTGCCAAGTATACAGTGACAAAATCAATGCCCCTCCAGCTCCTCTATTTAACTTGACATCTCCATGGCCCTTCGCGATGTGGGGAATTGATGTGATTGGGCCTGTAAACCCAAAAGCCAGCAATGGTCATAGGTTTATTCTCGTGGCTATCAACTACTTTACAAAATGGGTAGAAGCCGGGTCATTTGCTCATGTGACGCAAAAAGTagtgaagaaatttattgagagagatctgatttgtcgatatggtccaCCAGAAAAGATTATAACTGATAATGCccagaatttcaatggcaagatgataatagaactctgcgctaaatggaaaatcaagcattccaacTCTTCGCCGTAtagaccaaagatgaatggtgcgGTACAAGCTGCTAACAAGAATGtcaaaaagattattcagaagatggtagtcacctataaggattggcatgagatgtttcCATTTGCCCTTCATGCGTATCGCATCGCAGTCCGAACCTCAACAGGAGCCACCCCGTACACattggtatatggaatggaggcggtTATGCCTTTAGAAGTGGAAATCCCCTCATTGAGAGTACTGGTAGACTCTGAGCTGGAAGAGGTAAAATGGGCAAAAGTTAGATATGAACAGCTGAatctgatcagtgaaaagaggatagccGCAATCTGTCATCATCAACTTTACCAAAGAAGGATGGCCAAATCATACGACAAAAAGGTTCGACCTCGAGGATTCCACGAAGGAGATCTTgtactgaaaaaaatattgcctTTACCAGGAGAAGATCAGAGTAAATGGGCACCGAACTATGAGGGCCCTTACGTGGTGAAGAAAGCATTCTCGGGAGGAGCTTTGCTGttatctagaatggatggagaagatctagttagGCCAGTGAATTCTAACTCTGTAAGGAAATATTACGCTTGA